The window TGGGGACAACAAATTGAGATTTCCAGTATCAGAGAATCGGAGTCAAAACTTTCTGAGTTACTTCAGTTTTCGCAAATTGTCACTGAAGTTTCCAAGATGTTTGTGCATACCAAAGCAGAATTTGTATCCGATGCCATTCAATTTGCTTTAGAAGAATTAGGAAAGTATTCCAAAGCAGACAGGGTATTTGTTGCCGAAATTTCATCTGATAAACAATTTTTATCCACAAGCCATGAATGGTTGAATGGTGATGTCCCATCTTTATTTGAAGTCGGCACAAAACTCCCAATTTCCAAAATGAACCCAGAACGATTGGGGGTTCTTGCCGGCGATGGAGTCATCTTCATTCCAGATACAACAGCTTTAAGAGAAGAGTCATGGCACCTTCAATTATTCAAAACCGCCGAAGTTCGTTCCATACTTGTCATTGGATTAAGGGATGAAGGAAACTTGATTGGAATCCTAGGTGTCACAACATACCAATCATTAGGCGAATGGAACGATGAGACCAAACAGATGTTAGGTCTCGTTGCGAGATTTGTTTCGCAAGGTTTGGTTCGTGCCAAAAACGAAATCAAACTGATGAAAAAAGAAAAAATCCTACAACGGTTCTATTCGGATATTAAGGAAGATATGGCTCTCGCGAAGATGACCCAAGAGGCTTGGGTTGCCAAAGATTTTGGAGCCATTCCCAATCTCAAGATTGAATCTCGATTTTTACCATACGATGATATTGGTGGAGATTTGATTTTATATGAAAAACCAAATCCCAATTGTATTGATATATTTTTTGGAGATATTTCGGGTCATGGCATTTCCTCTGCACTTGTCTCAGGGATTGCCGCTGTTTCCTTTAAAAAACATTCCTTATTAGAATCCTCGCCTTCTGCCATCTTGGAAGCCATGCATTTGGATTTAAAAACCATTATCTTCAAACACCATATCTCGGCATGTGTGATGAGGATTTATCCTTTGGAACGTCGGATTGAGTTTAGTTTTGCAGGCCATCCACCCGTTGTCTTTTGGAATGAGAATGACCGGGTGATGAAATTTGTAAAAGATGAAATGTATCCCATTTTACTCCTGGATGTTTGGAAAGGAAAAAATATATCGAAAACCTTTTCCAAAGGAGATCGGCTATTACTCTATTCCGATGGGATTTATGAATTGGAAGAAGAGGCGGGAGGATACATTGGTCTCGATGTATTTTTGCAAGAGTTATCGGAAATGATTTCCGTTTCCGATGACACAGATAGTCTCATCAAAAAGATGATTGCCAATTGCCTTGTGGAAAAAGACAGAATCATCCATGATGATATTGCTGTTTTGTTTTTAGAATTTTAATTCAATTCGTATGAAATTGTCTGTTTTGTTTTCCCTTTCGGGAACAATTCATTTAGCGGTCGATTAAATCGAGGGCTTTCGCATCAGCTTCTGGGTACTTTGCCAAATACTCCGAAACAATTTTCTTTTTTCCATCCAATCGATCCAAATGGGTTTCGATGATTTGGCCAAAGTCTAGTTTCCCAGTCACAATTTGGTACCTTTCGGTTTCGATGGTTCCTAAATCCAAGTCCACCGGGACTTCGTTTGCTTTGTCTGCATATTCTTTTGCTTTTTCCCAATAGGGAATGGCTTCCTTATAAAAACTTTCAGCCACTCCAAAACTTTCCTTTAGTTCATGGGCAAAGTCGAGATTATAAAAATACACATGCCGTTTGTCAAATTTGGAAGCAATCCGCATATAAGACCGCATGATTTGGATATTGATGTGCATAAACATCAAGTTTCGGTATTTGTAGTATTCTTGTTCCGTTTTTGTTTCACATAATGCATGTTTGGGGTGTCGGAAACGTTTGTTTAATGCAATTTTTAGCCAATAG of the Leptospira biflexa serovar Patoc strain 'Patoc 1 (Paris)' genome contains:
- a CDS encoding GAF domain-containing SpoIIE family protein phosphatase; the encoded protein is MSSRKPDFGRYQHLESFIHLSKDAIWCYELDVPMPISLSKEEQMEYIWNHSVVKECNLAMVKLYGFHSLEQVYGKYLKEIVNMESVYLLRKFIENSYLLEDFEYKQLNTLVPKVFLLNSHGQVVDGHLVRIWGQQIEISSIRESESKLSELLQFSQIVTEVSKMFVHTKAEFVSDAIQFALEELGKYSKADRVFVAEISSDKQFLSTSHEWLNGDVPSLFEVGTKLPISKMNPERLGVLAGDGVIFIPDTTALREESWHLQLFKTAEVRSILVIGLRDEGNLIGILGVTTYQSLGEWNDETKQMLGLVARFVSQGLVRAKNEIKLMKKEKILQRFYSDIKEDMALAKMTQEAWVAKDFGAIPNLKIESRFLPYDDIGGDLILYEKPNPNCIDIFFGDISGHGISSALVSGIAAVSFKKHSLLESSPSAILEAMHLDLKTIIFKHHISACVMRIYPLERRIEFSFAGHPPVVFWNENDRVMKFVKDEMYPILLLDVWKGKNISKTFSKGDRLLLYSDGIYELEEEAGGYIGLDVFLQELSEMISVSDDTDSLIKKMIANCLVEKDRIIHDDIAVLFLEF